A stretch of DNA from Thiothrix subterranea:
AGAACAAGCTATTGATTCTTTGGTGGATTTTGTAAGGCAGAACAGCACTACAAAACCATCGAAAAATACACTTAAAAATGATGTGGCTGTCGCTTTGCGTATGTATTCCGATACCCGCCCGAAAGCTAAACAGTTTTCAGACGAATTTTTGGATACGCCGTTTGCGTCCATCAAGCTCTTATCCTTATTGCCTGATAACAAAACGTATAAGGTACAAGTGGGTGATCATGGACACTTGTCTATCGAGGTACTAGCTTATGCAGTTGCATCGCTGTTCAATGCAACAGGAGAAAAGGCATTGGCTATCGAAGATTTGATGTATGGCAAAAATGACTATCCAGCACCGGGAGCTGTATTTTGCCTGACTGAAAGTGCTTTTCTCTATAAACTAGAAAAATTAGAGCAGAGAAAAGATACGCCGTTCAGGTTTCGGGAAACAGCAGGAGTCAGGGTGCTTTTCAGAACAAGTGATGCCCAACTTGAACCTATGAGCTACCTGCGCCGTTACTACAAACAATCGAACTTTATTGAGGCAGCAGCATGAGCTTAGCCGGACAAATACAAGTCAATACAAATTACACACGTTCAATTAACCTTGAGCGCGATGCTGACTCACTAGCTATTGTTAATGCCTATATTCCAACCACTCGTGCATTGGATACATTGGCGCGTGTCGGCGAAACCATTACAACAGTGAAAAGTATGCCTCGCGCATGGACGCTAATGGGGCCATATGGTTCGGGAAAGTCATCC
This window harbors:
- a CDS encoding DUF4007 family protein — encoded protein: MKFNPKKMSFGRHETFPLRYSWLTKAYQEVANDSAVFDADDATVRLGVGKNMVNAIRYWAQATQIIEKTETGYQPTQLGDFIFDENEGVDPYLEDEATIWLLHWHMASNPEQATCAYWMFNRYHKPEFTSEQAIDSLVDFVRQNSTTKPSKNTLKNDVAVALRMYSDTRPKAKQFSDEFLDTPFASIKLLSLLPDNKTYKVQVGDHGHLSIEVLAYAVASLFNATGEKALAIEDLMYGKNDYPAPGAVFCLTESAFLYKLEKLEQRKDTPFRFRETAGVRVLFRTSDAQLEPMSYLRRYYKQSNFIEAAA